Proteins encoded by one window of Rutidosis leptorrhynchoides isolate AG116_Rl617_1_P2 chromosome 7, CSIRO_AGI_Rlap_v1, whole genome shotgun sequence:
- the LOC139857006 gene encoding uncharacterized protein isoform X1: MDLFQNAKIVRLKSYHKKYLHAGSDKESVYQHRKGESKNTRWMVELVSQHSPLVRLKSCFNKYLTTSGQPFLLGATGYKVTQTAPQPLDSSVEWEPKWEGNMLIFKTKQGQYLRANTGLPPWRNSVTYDIPLRTSSWEWILWDVEILVQTGPGLHPSLSHLSDFSFTSTHSPSSSSSSDEDPVEAPEPQVQDVEESSSFGLQKLMGTLKYQEVLKAFKLQAGTWRIDFELLKAIFRMPNIQVTRISNEDIDPNLSTGILLDEGKVWLSINSNGKTEEMISALNFKHPSESQQYDFQSSPSSRFSKVARIIFDEKCLITKLLITTQFLSSDITYGAYIVFRPYVWQDQYQNKAWSLRYKVNNISQSYKSYNKGVEKNQWMTIQLFQTVVAKRNTYFEVTLESFRCSGTDVKDIMVDGIMFIPLSKYEDDDKNKTLEVESLSKTSNVQWDDVLPSDYKQFIKCSNKEMMKMKEEDVIYPTKEEAYSLLTKGVHIEIEDKANYWFSITKSNGKKSFVIQPEALYLERWLVNLRFYPSTESRLGRVLDIRPASDVYMEFFHNQVLLSKDTSYECYLIYKLPQGLVYPTPVTATMFDYKFFSLEERCQEKKVFLSIPQVPVIGPDGEMIRSATLVTNFKNVQVPKERNDGWLEVKVWGSDDICSKITKSTKQQSTTLSCLCGPCWFLKCLCLSNDDEGANGMRNSSTSSKANIGIELEFHDEDEVEKPNVILQGLELRPCL, encoded by the exons ATGGATTTATTCCAGAATGCCAAAATCGTTCGTCTTAAGAGCTACCACAAGAAGTACCTCCACGCAGGTAGCGACAAAGAATCCGTCTACCAACACCGCAAGGGCGAATCCAAGAACACCCGTTGGATGGTCGAGTTAGTCTCACAACACTCGCCACTTGTTCGTCTCAAGTCTTGTTTCAACAAGTACTTAACTACTTCTGGCCAACCTTTCTTGCTCGGTGCGACTGGCTACAAAGTTACCCAAACGGCCCCACAACCACTAGACTCGTCGGTCGAATGGGAGCCCAAATGGGAAGGGAATATGTTGATATTCAAGACAAAGCAGGGTCAGTATTTGAGGGCCAATACTGGACTTCCTCCTTGGAGAAACTCGGTCACATACGATATTCCTCTTCGAACGTCTAGCTGGGAGTGGATCCTCTGGGACGTTGAAATCCTCGTACAAACGGGCCCCGGATTACACCCGTCGTTGAGTCATCTTTCCGATTTCTCATTTACTTCTACTCACTCTCCCTCCTCCTCCTCTTCATCCGACGAG GATCCTGTGGAAGCACCTGAACCTCAG GTACAGGATGTTGAAGAATCATCATCATTTGGGTTACAA AAACTTATGGGAACGTTGAAGTATCAG GAGGTTTTGAAAGCATTCAAACTGCAA GCTGGTACATGGCGCATTGACTTTGAGCTTTTAAAAGCCATATTTAGGATGCCAAATATTCAAGTAACACGTATTAGTAACGAGGATATTGACCCAAATCTTTCTACTGGTATCCTACTCGATGAGGGCAAAGTG TGGCTATCTATAAATAGTAACGGGAAGACGGAGGAAATGATATCGGCATTGAACTTCAAGCATCCATCAGAAAGTCAACAATATGACTTTCAATCTTCACCTTCATCTCG ATTCTCAAAGGTAGCGCGGATCATTTTCGATGAAAAATGTTTGATAACGAAACTTCTGATCACAACTCAGTTTCTATCATCGGACATTACATACGGAGCATACATCGTATTCCGACCATATGTGTGGCAGGATCAATATCAAAACAAAGCTTGGAGTTTAAGATACAAAGTAAACAACATAAGTcaatcatataaatcatataacAAAGGTGTCGAAAAAAATCAATGGATGACTATCCAACTTTTCCAAACTGTGGTTGCAAAAAGAAACACTTATTTCGAAGTTACTCTTGAATCTTTTCGATGTTCGGGTACTGACGTCAAAGATATCATGGTTGACGGTATCATGTTTATACCACTGTCGAAG tatgaagatgatgataaaaataaaacATTAGAAGTGGAGAGTTTGTCAAAAACATCAAATGTACAATGGGATGATGTGTTACCAAGTGATTATAAACAGTTTATAAAATGTTCAAACAAAGAAATGATGAAAATGAAGGAAGAAGATGTAATATATCCTACAAAAGAGGAAGCATACTCACTTCTTACTAAGGGCGTGCATATCGAGATTGAAGATAAAGCTAACTAC TGGTTTTCCATAACAAAATCAAATGGGAAGAAAAGTTTCGTCATTCAGCCAGAAGCCCTTTATCTAGAACGTTGGTTAGTCAATCTCCGTTTCTATCCATCAACCGAATCAAG ATTAGGAAGAGTATTAGACATACGACCTGCAAGTGACGTATACATGGAGTTCTTTCATAACCAAGTTCTTTTGTCAAAAGACACAAGTTATGAATGTTACCTCATTTACAAGCTACCACAAGGTCTTGTGTACCCAACTCCCGTTACAGCGACGATGTTTGATTACAAATTTTTTTCGTTAGAAGAACGATGCCAAGAGAAAAAAGTGTTTCTTAGTATACCTCAAGTTCCGGTAATTGGACCTGATGGCGAAATGATCAGATCTGCCACACTAGTAACCAATTTCAAAAATGTACAAGTTCCTAAAGAAAGAAATGATGGGTGGTTGGAGGTGAAGGTATGGGGCTCGGATGATATTTGCTCAAAGATTACGAAATCCACGAAGCAACAATCTACAACTCTATCGTG CTTATGCGGACCTTGCTGGTTTCTTAAATGTCTATGCTTGTCTAATGATGATGAAGGAGCCAATGGTATGAGGAACAGCTCTACAAGTTCAAAGGCGAATATTGGAATTGAGTTAGAGTTTCATGATGAGGATGAAGTCGAGAAGCCGAACGTTATTCTTCAAGGTCTTGAGTTACGACCCTGCCTTTAG
- the LOC139857006 gene encoding uncharacterized protein isoform X2 produces the protein MDLFQNAKIVRLKSYHKKYLHAGSDKESVYQHRKGESKNTRWMVELVSQHSPLVRLKSCFNKYLTTSGQPFLLGATGYKVTQTAPQPLDSSVEWEPKWEGNMLIFKTKQGQYLRANTGLPPWRNSVTYDIPLRTSSWEWILWDVEILVQTGPGLHPSLSHLSDFSFTSTHSPSSSSSSDEDPVEAPEPQDVEESSSFGLQKLMGTLKYQEVLKAFKLQAGTWRIDFELLKAIFRMPNIQVTRISNEDIDPNLSTGILLDEGKVWLSINSNGKTEEMISALNFKHPSESQQYDFQSSPSSRFSKVARIIFDEKCLITKLLITTQFLSSDITYGAYIVFRPYVWQDQYQNKAWSLRYKVNNISQSYKSYNKGVEKNQWMTIQLFQTVVAKRNTYFEVTLESFRCSGTDVKDIMVDGIMFIPLSKYEDDDKNKTLEVESLSKTSNVQWDDVLPSDYKQFIKCSNKEMMKMKEEDVIYPTKEEAYSLLTKGVHIEIEDKANYWFSITKSNGKKSFVIQPEALYLERWLVNLRFYPSTESRLGRVLDIRPASDVYMEFFHNQVLLSKDTSYECYLIYKLPQGLVYPTPVTATMFDYKFFSLEERCQEKKVFLSIPQVPVIGPDGEMIRSATLVTNFKNVQVPKERNDGWLEVKVWGSDDICSKITKSTKQQSTTLSCLCGPCWFLKCLCLSNDDEGANGMRNSSTSSKANIGIELEFHDEDEVEKPNVILQGLELRPCL, from the exons ATGGATTTATTCCAGAATGCCAAAATCGTTCGTCTTAAGAGCTACCACAAGAAGTACCTCCACGCAGGTAGCGACAAAGAATCCGTCTACCAACACCGCAAGGGCGAATCCAAGAACACCCGTTGGATGGTCGAGTTAGTCTCACAACACTCGCCACTTGTTCGTCTCAAGTCTTGTTTCAACAAGTACTTAACTACTTCTGGCCAACCTTTCTTGCTCGGTGCGACTGGCTACAAAGTTACCCAAACGGCCCCACAACCACTAGACTCGTCGGTCGAATGGGAGCCCAAATGGGAAGGGAATATGTTGATATTCAAGACAAAGCAGGGTCAGTATTTGAGGGCCAATACTGGACTTCCTCCTTGGAGAAACTCGGTCACATACGATATTCCTCTTCGAACGTCTAGCTGGGAGTGGATCCTCTGGGACGTTGAAATCCTCGTACAAACGGGCCCCGGATTACACCCGTCGTTGAGTCATCTTTCCGATTTCTCATTTACTTCTACTCACTCTCCCTCCTCCTCCTCTTCATCCGACGAG GATCCTGTGGAAGCACCTGAACCTCAG GATGTTGAAGAATCATCATCATTTGGGTTACAA AAACTTATGGGAACGTTGAAGTATCAG GAGGTTTTGAAAGCATTCAAACTGCAA GCTGGTACATGGCGCATTGACTTTGAGCTTTTAAAAGCCATATTTAGGATGCCAAATATTCAAGTAACACGTATTAGTAACGAGGATATTGACCCAAATCTTTCTACTGGTATCCTACTCGATGAGGGCAAAGTG TGGCTATCTATAAATAGTAACGGGAAGACGGAGGAAATGATATCGGCATTGAACTTCAAGCATCCATCAGAAAGTCAACAATATGACTTTCAATCTTCACCTTCATCTCG ATTCTCAAAGGTAGCGCGGATCATTTTCGATGAAAAATGTTTGATAACGAAACTTCTGATCACAACTCAGTTTCTATCATCGGACATTACATACGGAGCATACATCGTATTCCGACCATATGTGTGGCAGGATCAATATCAAAACAAAGCTTGGAGTTTAAGATACAAAGTAAACAACATAAGTcaatcatataaatcatataacAAAGGTGTCGAAAAAAATCAATGGATGACTATCCAACTTTTCCAAACTGTGGTTGCAAAAAGAAACACTTATTTCGAAGTTACTCTTGAATCTTTTCGATGTTCGGGTACTGACGTCAAAGATATCATGGTTGACGGTATCATGTTTATACCACTGTCGAAG tatgaagatgatgataaaaataaaacATTAGAAGTGGAGAGTTTGTCAAAAACATCAAATGTACAATGGGATGATGTGTTACCAAGTGATTATAAACAGTTTATAAAATGTTCAAACAAAGAAATGATGAAAATGAAGGAAGAAGATGTAATATATCCTACAAAAGAGGAAGCATACTCACTTCTTACTAAGGGCGTGCATATCGAGATTGAAGATAAAGCTAACTAC TGGTTTTCCATAACAAAATCAAATGGGAAGAAAAGTTTCGTCATTCAGCCAGAAGCCCTTTATCTAGAACGTTGGTTAGTCAATCTCCGTTTCTATCCATCAACCGAATCAAG ATTAGGAAGAGTATTAGACATACGACCTGCAAGTGACGTATACATGGAGTTCTTTCATAACCAAGTTCTTTTGTCAAAAGACACAAGTTATGAATGTTACCTCATTTACAAGCTACCACAAGGTCTTGTGTACCCAACTCCCGTTACAGCGACGATGTTTGATTACAAATTTTTTTCGTTAGAAGAACGATGCCAAGAGAAAAAAGTGTTTCTTAGTATACCTCAAGTTCCGGTAATTGGACCTGATGGCGAAATGATCAGATCTGCCACACTAGTAACCAATTTCAAAAATGTACAAGTTCCTAAAGAAAGAAATGATGGGTGGTTGGAGGTGAAGGTATGGGGCTCGGATGATATTTGCTCAAAGATTACGAAATCCACGAAGCAACAATCTACAACTCTATCGTG CTTATGCGGACCTTGCTGGTTTCTTAAATGTCTATGCTTGTCTAATGATGATGAAGGAGCCAATGGTATGAGGAACAGCTCTACAAGTTCAAAGGCGAATATTGGAATTGAGTTAGAGTTTCATGATGAGGATGAAGTCGAGAAGCCGAACGTTATTCTTCAAGGTCTTGAGTTACGACCCTGCCTTTAG